One region of Vescimonas fastidiosa genomic DNA includes:
- the yihA gene encoding ribosome biogenesis GTP-binding protein YihA/YsxC has protein sequence MGINFNKAEFILSAVQPGAFLRDGRPQVAFAGRSNVGKSSVINRLLNRKNFARVGATPGKTTQVNYFLIDGRIYFTDLPGYGYAKVSKEERDRWGRLMENYFQEQGLITLGVLIVDARHKPTADDVTMCTWFKESGCPLIVVANKLDKLKKNEIEPNLQRIWDTLELPDTAALIPFSAEKGIGKTELLSAIEQLC, from the coding sequence ATGGGTATTAATTTCAATAAAGCGGAGTTTATTCTTTCCGCTGTGCAGCCCGGTGCATTTCTTCGGGACGGTCGTCCCCAGGTAGCTTTTGCCGGCCGCTCCAATGTAGGAAAGTCCTCTGTAATTAACCGCTTGCTGAATCGGAAAAACTTTGCCCGCGTAGGCGCTACTCCCGGCAAAACCACGCAGGTCAATTACTTTCTTATCGACGGAAGGATTTATTTCACCGACCTGCCCGGCTACGGCTATGCAAAGGTCTCTAAGGAGGAGCGGGATCGCTGGGGCCGTCTCATGGAGAATTATTTTCAAGAGCAGGGGCTTATCACCCTGGGCGTCCTCATTGTAGACGCCCGCCACAAGCCTACGGCGGATGATGTGACCATGTGTACCTGGTTCAAGGAGAGCGGCTGTCCGCTGATTGTGGTGGCCAACAAACTGGATAAGCTGAAAAAAAATGAAATTGAGCCCAATCTCCAGCGCATTTGGGACACCCTGGAGCTGCCTGATACGGCAGCGCTGATTCCCTTTTCTGCCGAAAAGGGAATCGGAAAAACGGAGCTTTTGTCCGCTATTGAGCAGCTTTGCTGA
- the xdh gene encoding selenium-dependent xanthine dehydrogenase, with protein sequence MASFFVNGQAVTAEKNQKLLRFLRDELRLTSVKDGCSEGACGTCHVLIDGKPTKACVPSTDKLEGRHILTIEGLSDTEKEVYTWAFAKAGAVQCGFCIPGMVISAKALLDVNPDPTREEAAFAIRNNICRCTGYKKIIDAILLAGEIFRNGGEIPQEKDCARVGQSMPRVDAQEKVLGTGKYPDDIYLDGMIYGSAVRSKYPRARVLAIHKEKAEALPGVVGVFTADDIPGKVKVGHLMQDWDTMIPVGKITHYLGDAICLVAAETPEILAEAKKLVEVEYEPLKPVFSPTYAAQPFAPQVHESGNLLCEKHVSRGNADQAIRDADYVLMYHYETPYTEHAFLEPECAVAYRDGDGVSILSTDQGTYDTARETSIMLGIPKEKVHVTNMLVGGGFGGKEDMTVQHHAALIAYLTGRPVKVKLTRQESILVHPKRHPMKVTITMGCNRDGLIQGVKAEVIADTGAYASLGGPVLERACTHAAGPYHYENFEITGRAYYTNNPPAGAFRGFGVTQTCYAMEMTLTKMAHELGISPWEIRYRNAIRPGQTLPNGQIAPPSTGLVETLEAVKDICENNKYVGIACAMKNAGVGVGIPDTGRCIVAVKGGKLHIRSGASCIGQGLGTVLTQIVGTMLHCDREDIVYQAANTVDSPDSGTTSGSRQTLVTGEACRRACQKLLAAAGADVKVSDYTGIANAADLRDLPGENCGNGLVGTELAENEQVDWKRLEGQEFYGEYLAKTDPLGTQEVENPVSHVAYGYATQVCVLNEDGTIKEIDAAHFVGKAINPLNCEGQIEGGVAMALGFTLTEHYPLYDCIPSARFGTLGLFRAHQMPQINSILVEKRGQDMACGAIGIGEITTIPTAPAVAGAYFALDGEMRCSLPLMKTPYERPKMPRYWW encoded by the coding sequence ATGGCTTCTTTTTTTGTCAACGGCCAGGCGGTCACAGCGGAAAAAAACCAAAAACTGCTTCGCTTTCTGCGCGATGAGCTGCGCCTCACCTCCGTAAAGGATGGCTGCAGTGAGGGCGCCTGCGGCACCTGCCATGTCTTGATCGACGGCAAGCCTACCAAGGCCTGCGTCCCTTCCACGGATAAGCTGGAGGGTCGCCATATTCTCACCATAGAGGGCCTGAGCGACACGGAAAAGGAGGTCTATACCTGGGCCTTTGCCAAGGCAGGGGCCGTGCAGTGCGGCTTTTGCATTCCGGGCATGGTCATTTCCGCCAAGGCTCTGTTGGATGTGAACCCGGACCCCACCCGGGAGGAGGCTGCTTTTGCCATCCGCAATAACATCTGCCGCTGCACGGGCTATAAGAAGATTATTGATGCCATTTTGCTGGCGGGCGAGATTTTCCGCAATGGCGGGGAGATTCCCCAGGAAAAGGATTGCGCCCGTGTGGGCCAGTCCATGCCCCGGGTGGACGCTCAGGAGAAGGTCTTGGGCACCGGCAAATATCCCGATGATATTTATCTGGACGGCATGATTTATGGCAGCGCCGTCCGCAGCAAATACCCCCGGGCCCGAGTCCTGGCCATCCACAAGGAAAAGGCTGAGGCTTTGCCGGGAGTGGTGGGTGTGTTTACCGCCGACGATATCCCCGGCAAGGTGAAGGTGGGCCACCTGATGCAGGACTGGGACACCATGATCCCCGTGGGCAAGATTACCCATTACCTGGGCGATGCCATCTGCCTGGTGGCAGCGGAGACCCCGGAAATTTTGGCAGAAGCCAAAAAGCTGGTGGAAGTGGAGTACGAGCCGCTGAAGCCGGTGTTCAGCCCCACCTACGCCGCGCAGCCCTTTGCACCCCAGGTGCATGAGTCCGGCAATCTTCTGTGCGAAAAGCATGTGTCCCGGGGTAACGCCGACCAGGCTATCCGTGATGCGGACTATGTGCTGATGTACCACTACGAAACCCCCTACACCGAGCACGCCTTTTTGGAGCCGGAGTGCGCCGTGGCCTATCGGGACGGGGACGGCGTTTCCATCCTGTCCACAGATCAGGGGACCTATGACACCGCCCGGGAAACCTCCATTATGCTGGGCATCCCCAAGGAAAAGGTCCATGTCACCAATATGCTGGTAGGCGGCGGCTTCGGCGGCAAGGAAGACATGACCGTTCAGCATCACGCAGCGCTTATTGCCTATCTTACGGGCCGTCCCGTGAAGGTGAAACTCACCCGCCAGGAGAGCATCCTCGTCCATCCCAAGCGTCACCCCATGAAGGTGACTATCACCATGGGCTGCAACCGCGATGGTCTTATCCAGGGCGTGAAAGCCGAGGTTATCGCCGACACCGGTGCCTATGCTTCCCTGGGTGGTCCGGTCTTGGAGCGGGCCTGCACCCATGCCGCCGGGCCCTATCACTATGAAAATTTCGAAATTACCGGTCGGGCATATTACACCAATAACCCACCCGCCGGTGCCTTCCGTGGCTTTGGCGTGACCCAGACCTGCTACGCTATGGAGATGACCCTGACGAAAATGGCCCATGAGCTGGGCATTTCGCCTTGGGAGATCCGCTATCGCAATGCCATTCGTCCCGGCCAGACCCTGCCCAACGGTCAAATTGCCCCGCCCTCCACAGGCCTGGTGGAGACGCTGGAGGCAGTAAAGGACATTTGTGAAAATAACAAATATGTAGGTATTGCCTGCGCTATGAAAAACGCAGGTGTGGGTGTTGGCATTCCCGACACGGGCCGCTGCATTGTGGCTGTAAAGGGGGGAAAGCTCCACATCCGCAGCGGAGCCTCCTGCATCGGCCAGGGCCTGGGCACCGTGCTGACGCAAATCGTCGGCACCATGCTCCACTGCGATAGGGAGGACATCGTCTACCAGGCGGCCAACACAGTGGATTCACCGGATTCCGGCACCACTTCCGGCTCCCGCCAAACCCTTGTTACCGGCGAAGCTTGCCGCCGCGCCTGTCAAAAGCTGCTGGCTGCTGCCGGGGCAGATGTAAAGGTATCTGACTATACAGGTATTGCTAATGCAGCAGATTTGAGAGATTTGCCCGGTGAAAATTGCGGCAATGGCCTCGTGGGTACGGAGCTGGCCGAGAATGAGCAGGTAGACTGGAAAAGGCTGGAGGGTCAGGAGTTTTACGGCGAGTATTTGGCAAAGACGGACCCTCTGGGCACCCAGGAAGTCGAGAATCCTGTCAGCCATGTTGCTTACGGCTATGCCACACAGGTCTGTGTGCTGAATGAGGATGGCACCATAAAGGAGATCGATGCCGCCCATTTCGTAGGCAAGGCCATTAACCCGCTGAATTGTGAGGGACAGATCGAGGGCGGCGTAGCCATGGCCTTGGGCTTCACCCTGACGGAACACTACCCTCTCTACGACTGTATCCCCAGTGCAAGGTTTGGCACCCTGGGCCTGTTCCGGGCGCATCAAATGCCGCAGATCAACAGCATTTTGGTGGAGAAGAGAGGCCAGGACATGGCCTGCGGCGCCATCGGTATTGGCGAGATCACCACCATTCCCACGGCTCCTGCCGTGGCCGGCGCCTATTTTGCGCTGGATGGCGAGATGCGCTGCAGCCTGCCGCTGATGAAAACCCCCTATGAGCGGCCTAAGATGCCCCGGTATTGGTGGTAA
- a CDS encoding nucleoside-triphosphatase, which produces MKKHILLRGERGVGKSTLIRRLLEASDLQPGGFYTKMDKNPGELMHPIYIYPATLPEAARKRGEENLVGRCGEQGRFKEIFPHVFDTLGSAYLKDTAACRVIVMDELGFLESEAQAFRAAVLGVLDGEVPVLAAVKDRMDVPFLHQVCAHPRAEVVPIDTQNRDALFHRLLPIVKSWK; this is translated from the coding sequence ATGAAAAAACACATTTTGCTTCGAGGCGAACGCGGCGTAGGCAAGTCCACGCTGATCCGTCGCCTGCTGGAAGCGTCTGACCTGCAGCCGGGCGGATTTTATACAAAAATGGACAAAAACCCCGGGGAGCTTATGCATCCTATTTATATCTATCCAGCGACGCTGCCTGAAGCGGCGCGCAAGAGGGGAGAGGAGAACCTGGTGGGCCGCTGCGGTGAGCAGGGCCGCTTCAAGGAGATTTTCCCCCATGTGTTCGATACCCTGGGGAGCGCCTATCTGAAGGACACAGCCGCCTGCCGAGTGATCGTCATGGATGAGCTTGGCTTCCTGGAGTCGGAGGCCCAGGCCTTCCGGGCAGCGGTGCTGGGGGTTTTGGACGGAGAGGTGCCGGTCCTGGCTGCTGTAAAAGACCGCATGGATGTGCCCTTTCTGCACCAGGTATGCGCCCATCCCCGGGCGGAGGTGGTGCCGATCGACACGCAGAACCGCGATGCGCTGTTCCATAGGCTGCTGCCCATTGTGAAAAGCTGGAAATAA
- the rpmB gene encoding 50S ribosomal protein L28 — protein sequence MAKCEFCDKGVTFGIKVSHSHRRSNRPWKPNVKRVKAIINGTPRHVYVCTRCLRSGKVTRAI from the coding sequence ATGGCTAAGTGCGAATTTTGCGACAAGGGCGTGACTTTTGGTATTAAGGTTTCTCACTCTCACCGGCGTTCCAATCGTCCCTGGAAGCCCAATGTTAAGCGTGTTAAGGCGATCATCAACGGCACGCCTCGCCATGTATATGTTTGTACCCGGTGCCTGCGTTCCGGTAAAGTAACCAGAGCGATCTAA
- the hprK gene encoding HPr(Ser) kinase/phosphatase — protein sequence MEKVKRTPAKLPELVAEFNMEVLNKAPNFNIQTVTISDVNRPALQLVGFYEYFEPIRLQILGKAEMVFLQGMTTERRRKVLEDLLRCEIPALIIARNMEVPPELLELAEKHGRTLLRIDRKTVDATSEIIDYLNKKLAPQITRHGVLMNINGQGVLLLGDSGIGKSETAIELLKRGHRLVADDAVDIRRISTSLYGTAPELIRHYIEIRGVGVIDVQQLFGMGAVQFDTEIDLVVQLEQWQDGKFYDRLGLGEETYEILGVKLPYMTVPVRPGRNLAGIVEIATMKNRQMKYGYNPARDFVTRLDQHYDALNEANRRKSK from the coding sequence ATGGAAAAGGTTAAGCGCACCCCGGCCAAGCTCCCGGAGCTGGTGGCGGAGTTTAACATGGAGGTGCTGAATAAGGCCCCTAATTTTAATATTCAAACCGTGACCATCTCCGATGTCAATCGTCCGGCGCTGCAGTTGGTGGGGTTTTATGAGTACTTCGAGCCCATCCGCCTGCAAATTTTGGGCAAGGCTGAGATGGTGTTCCTCCAGGGTATGACCACCGAGCGTCGCCGAAAAGTGCTGGAGGATCTGCTGCGCTGCGAGATACCTGCCCTCATCATCGCCAGGAATATGGAGGTGCCGCCGGAGCTGCTGGAGCTGGCGGAAAAGCATGGTCGTACCCTGCTGCGCATCGACCGCAAGACCGTGGATGCCACCAGCGAGATTATAGACTATCTCAATAAAAAGCTGGCTCCCCAGATTACCCGCCACGGCGTTCTTATGAATATCAATGGCCAGGGTGTTCTTCTGCTGGGTGACTCCGGTATCGGCAAAAGCGAAACGGCCATTGAGCTGCTCAAGCGCGGGCATCGCTTGGTGGCGGACGACGCCGTGGATATACGACGCATTTCCACCTCGCTTTACGGCACTGCCCCGGAGCTAATTCGCCACTACATTGAGATTCGCGGCGTGGGTGTCATCGATGTGCAGCAGCTCTTCGGTATGGGTGCGGTGCAGTTTGACACGGAGATCGACCTGGTGGTGCAGCTGGAGCAGTGGCAGGACGGCAAGTTCTACGACCGCCTGGGCCTGGGGGAGGAGACCTATGAAATACTGGGTGTGAAGCTGCCCTACATGACCGTCCCCGTTCGTCCGGGCCGAAACCTGGCCGGTATCGTGGAAATCGCCACTATGAAAAACCGCCAAATGAAATACGGCTACAACCCCGCCCGGGACTTTGTGACCCGGCTGGATCAGCACTATGACGCACTGAATGAGGCAAATCGGAGAAAGAGTAAATGA
- a CDS encoding ROK family protein, with translation MNYIGIDIGATNLKAGLVDDRGRILATQKMKIVQIESPDALARNLARMTQELAEEVGVPMEEIFSIGVGVPGVVEIRSGSLQYSCNLPFRRVPLRRLFHKYLNKPLYLENDGNCAAVGEYYAGAGRSSKRFVTITLGTGIGGGIIHNGKIYHGSNGMAGEVGHMSIEYNGQSCPCGRKGCWEQYASASALKRLTKRIMDENPESVLRQVVDENDGHVSGQSAFIAARRGDPIGQYVCNAYIDYLCAGIVNLVNIFQPDTLAIGGGVSNEQDEQLLFPVRRIVAQQSIPCEPDKRTRIVKAELGSNAGIIGAALLGKKKRI, from the coding sequence ATGAATTACATTGGCATTGACATTGGCGCAACAAACCTGAAGGCCGGACTGGTGGATGACCGGGGCCGCATCCTGGCCACTCAAAAGATGAAGATAGTGCAGATTGAGTCTCCGGATGCCCTGGCCCGGAACCTGGCCCGCATGACGCAGGAGCTGGCGGAGGAAGTGGGTGTTCCCATGGAGGAAATTTTCTCCATCGGTGTAGGCGTGCCCGGCGTGGTGGAAATACGCTCCGGCTCCCTGCAATATAGCTGCAACCTGCCCTTTCGCAGGGTTCCGCTGCGGCGGCTTTTCCACAAGTATCTTAATAAGCCGCTCTATCTGGAAAACGATGGTAACTGTGCCGCTGTTGGCGAGTATTATGCCGGAGCCGGCCGCAGCAGTAAGCGCTTTGTGACTATCACCCTGGGTACGGGCATCGGCGGCGGTATCATACACAACGGGAAAATTTACCATGGCTCTAACGGTATGGCCGGCGAGGTGGGGCACATGAGCATTGAGTATAACGGCCAAAGCTGCCCCTGTGGCCGGAAAGGGTGCTGGGAGCAGTATGCCTCTGCCTCGGCCCTGAAGCGCCTGACGAAGCGGATTATGGACGAGAATCCCGAGAGTGTCCTGCGTCAGGTGGTGGACGAAAATGACGGTCATGTCAGCGGTCAGTCCGCGTTCATCGCCGCCCGCCGGGGTGACCCCATCGGGCAATATGTCTGCAATGCCTACATAGACTATCTATGCGCCGGGATCGTAAACCTGGTGAATATCTTTCAGCCCGATACCCTGGCTATCGGCGGCGGCGTCAGTAACGAACAGGACGAGCAGCTTTTGTTCCCCGTGCGCCGCATCGTAGCGCAGCAGAGCATTCCCTGCGAGCCGGATAAGCGCACCCGCATCGTCAAGGCGGAGCTGGGCTCCAATGCGGGCATCATCGGCGCTGCATTGCTGGGAAAGAAGAAGCGTATTTAA
- the murB gene encoding UDP-N-acetylmuramate dehydrogenase: protein MTWFEKLDEVIEKYLPDLPMEQDVPMSRLTSFHIGGPARRVAYPKNREQLVILLGLADECGARPFVMGNGTNLLAPDKGLERLVVRTAGEMNALQLVDETTIEADAGVSLARLALFAKNAGLSGLEFAHGIPGSLGGAVYMNAGAYGGEMKQVVEEVTALTESDIRRIPAQECDFGYRHSAFSDGKSVILGAKLHLSKGSSSEIDAKMAELMNRRKSSQPLEYPSAGSTFKRPTGYFAGTLIQETGLKGLTVGGAQVSEKHAGFIINIGGATCRDVCTLIQQVQEKVRQAHGVTLEPEVRIIEN, encoded by the coding sequence ATGACTTGGTTTGAAAAGCTGGACGAAGTGATCGAAAAATATCTGCCGGATCTCCCAATGGAGCAGGATGTGCCCATGAGCCGTCTCACCTCCTTTCACATCGGCGGCCCGGCCCGACGGGTGGCCTATCCTAAAAACCGGGAGCAGCTGGTGATTTTACTTGGCCTGGCCGACGAGTGCGGCGCCCGCCCCTTTGTTATGGGAAACGGGACCAATCTCCTGGCTCCGGACAAGGGCCTGGAGCGTCTGGTGGTGCGCACGGCCGGAGAGATGAACGCCCTGCAGCTCGTAGACGAGACTACTATTGAGGCGGATGCAGGTGTTTCCCTGGCCCGGCTGGCTCTGTTTGCCAAGAATGCCGGCCTCTCGGGCCTGGAGTTTGCCCACGGCATCCCCGGGAGTCTGGGCGGCGCTGTGTATATGAACGCCGGAGCCTACGGCGGTGAGATGAAGCAGGTGGTTGAGGAGGTCACAGCCCTCACCGAGAGCGACATCCGCCGCATTCCCGCGCAAGAGTGTGATTTCGGTTACCGACACAGTGCCTTTTCTGACGGAAAGAGTGTAATTTTGGGTGCAAAGCTGCATCTTTCCAAGGGGAGCAGCTCGGAGATCGATGCAAAAATGGCCGAGCTTATGAATAGGCGGAAGAGCTCCCAGCCCTTGGAATATCCCAGTGCCGGCAGTACCTTTAAGCGTCCTACAGGCTATTTTGCCGGAACACTGATTCAGGAAACAGGCCTGAAGGGACTCACCGTGGGCGGCGCCCAGGTATCGGAGAAGCACGCGGGCTTCATTATCAACATCGGCGGGGCCACCTGCCGGGATGTTTGCACACTGATACAGCAGGTGCAGGAAAAAGTGCGGCAGGCCCACGGCGTCACGCTGGAGCCTGAGGTGAGGATTATAGAAAACTGA
- the rapZ gene encoding RNase adapter RapZ: protein MEILVISGLSGSGKSKAASFLEDIGYYIVDNLPAEMMVVFAEFCAASKGRYDRVALVYDVRTGEPAQKLIDALEQMKTAGIHCRMLFLEADNQSIINRYKETRRTHPLAGGGVSVAQALQKERALLQPVRDHADFVLNTSGFSASKLHSEILNLFSDASLEDGMHVNVLSFGFKNGIPVEADLVMDVRFMPNPYYIEELKHKTGLDDGVRDYVFSFSQTSDFMRRMEEMLSFLLPLYSEEGKTVLVLAIGCTGGHHRSVAVAHALAEYIQNAGYPVTETHRDITR from the coding sequence ATGGAGATATTGGTCATTTCCGGCTTGTCCGGCAGCGGAAAAAGTAAGGCCGCGTCCTTTTTAGAGGACATCGGCTACTATATCGTGGATAATCTTCCGGCTGAGATGATGGTGGTGTTTGCGGAGTTTTGTGCGGCATCCAAGGGCCGATATGACCGGGTAGCGCTGGTGTATGATGTGCGTACCGGGGAGCCGGCTCAAAAGCTTATAGATGCCCTGGAGCAGATGAAGACCGCCGGCATCCACTGCCGTATGCTCTTTTTGGAGGCGGATAATCAGTCCATTATCAACCGTTATAAGGAGACCCGCCGTACTCACCCTTTGGCAGGGGGCGGTGTGAGCGTGGCCCAGGCTCTGCAAAAAGAGCGAGCTCTGCTGCAGCCTGTCCGAGACCATGCAGACTTTGTGCTCAATACCTCGGGCTTTTCCGCCTCTAAGCTCCACTCGGAGATTTTGAATCTCTTCAGTGACGCTTCTTTGGAGGACGGGATGCATGTAAATGTTCTGTCCTTCGGCTTTAAAAACGGCATCCCGGTGGAGGCCGACCTGGTGATGGATGTGCGTTTCATGCCTAATCCCTACTACATTGAAGAGCTCAAGCACAAAACCGGCCTGGACGACGGTGTCCGTGACTATGTATTCAGCTTCAGCCAGACCAGTGATTTTATGCGCCGTATGGAGGAAATGTTGTCCTTCCTCCTGCCCCTGTATAGCGAGGAGGGCAAGACCGTCTTGGTCTTGGCCATCGGCTGCACCGGCGGACACCACCGCTCCGTAGCTGTGGCCCACGCCCTGGCGGAATATATCCAAAATGCCGGCTATCCCGTCACCGAGACCCATCGAGACATCACCCGGTAA
- a CDS encoding gluconeogenesis factor YvcK family protein — protein sequence MESGYYHVAPEKGPKIVVIGGGHGQSTLLRGLKLYSKNLTAIVAVTDDGGGSGALRRDLDMPPPGDIRNCMEALASAEPIMTQLMSYRFTEGVLAGQSFGNLLLAALNGIMPSFDQAVAGLSQVLAITGRVLPVTNANIRLEAEFENGSRVAGESSICRQMQQENCRLRCVKLRPAHPKALPDALQAIREADLIVLAPGSLYTSIIPNLLVDGIVDAIKASEAMKVYICNVMTESGETEGYTVSDHIRALFSHGCYGLFGLCMVNSAPLPRIIAQRYAKEGSAPVFCDEKECARLGVEIISRPICAVENQVIRHNPGHLAAELIALYRQRTIRVVEDKTGHARNRMEK from the coding sequence ATGGAAAGCGGCTATTATCATGTCGCCCCGGAAAAAGGCCCGAAGATTGTGGTCATTGGCGGCGGACACGGGCAGTCTACGCTTCTGCGCGGACTGAAGCTGTACAGTAAGAATCTCACCGCTATCGTAGCTGTCACAGACGATGGCGGCGGCTCCGGTGCCCTGCGGCGAGACCTGGATATGCCCCCACCCGGGGACATTCGCAACTGCATGGAGGCTCTGGCTAGTGCTGAGCCCATTATGACGCAGCTTATGAGCTATCGTTTCACCGAGGGCGTCCTGGCCGGGCAGAGCTTTGGCAATCTGCTTTTGGCTGCCCTCAACGGCATCATGCCCAGCTTTGACCAAGCCGTGGCGGGTCTGAGCCAAGTGCTGGCCATTACGGGCCGGGTTTTGCCTGTGACCAATGCCAATATCCGCCTGGAGGCCGAATTTGAAAACGGCAGCCGGGTAGCAGGGGAGTCCAGCATCTGTCGGCAGATGCAGCAGGAAAACTGTCGCCTGCGGTGCGTAAAGCTCCGCCCGGCGCACCCAAAGGCCCTGCCCGATGCGCTGCAGGCCATCCGGGAGGCGGACCTGATCGTCCTGGCCCCCGGCAGTCTCTACACCAGCATTATCCCGAATCTTTTGGTGGACGGCATTGTGGATGCCATCAAGGCCAGCGAAGCCATGAAGGTCTATATTTGTAATGTGATGACCGAGAGCGGCGAGACAGAGGGATATACCGTCAGCGACCATATCCGCGCCCTGTTCAGCCACGGCTGCTACGGGCTTTTTGGTCTGTGCATGGTGAACTCGGCGCCGCTCCCCCGCATCATTGCCCAGCGCTATGCCAAGGAGGGCAGCGCCCCGGTTTTCTGCGATGAAAAGGAATGTGCGCGTCTGGGCGTAGAGATCATTTCACGCCCCATCTGCGCCGTAGAAAACCAAGTCATTCGCCATAATCCCGGCCACCTGGCTGCGGAGCTGATAGCCCTTTACCGCCAGCGCACCATCCGGGTGGTGGAGGATAAGACCGGCCATGCACGAAACCGCATGGAAAAATAG
- the whiA gene encoding DNA-binding protein WhiA, with product MQSFAYQVKSELCRVPVQRICCARAEAYGVLLYCNTFNAREIRIITENPEFAKRLPKLFHRAFSLRFDRLPREQEGREKLIFQITDPEKLERIISQFGYEAKQTLALHINFGVLEEDCCRTSFLRGAFLSGGSVTDPEKRYHLELSGNHRQASRELCALLTEMGFLPRMVTRGAATVIYFKQSEHIEDLLTKLGAPVAAMDIMTTKVDKAIRNGANRAMNCDIANVNKILEAATEQQSAIEALAKSGQLDRLPEKLRQTAQLRLEHPELSLSQLAELCDPPVSKSCMNHRMRKLNEEAKKLL from the coding sequence ATGCAGTCCTTTGCCTATCAGGTGAAAAGTGAATTGTGCCGGGTACCGGTGCAGCGTATTTGCTGCGCCCGGGCGGAGGCCTACGGCGTTTTGCTCTACTGCAACACCTTTAACGCCCGGGAGATCCGAATTATCACCGAAAATCCCGAGTTTGCAAAGCGCCTGCCCAAGCTGTTTCACCGGGCCTTTAGCCTCCGCTTTGACCGGCTGCCCCGGGAGCAGGAGGGCCGGGAAAAGCTCATTTTCCAAATCACCGACCCGGAGAAGCTGGAGCGGATCATCAGCCAGTTTGGCTATGAGGCCAAGCAGACCTTGGCCCTGCACATCAATTTCGGAGTGCTGGAGGAGGACTGTTGCCGCACCTCCTTCCTGCGGGGGGCTTTTCTCTCCGGCGGCAGTGTCACCGATCCGGAAAAGCGCTACCACCTGGAGCTCTCCGGCAACCACCGCCAGGCCAGCCGGGAGCTTTGCGCCCTGCTGACGGAGATGGGCTTTCTGCCTCGCATGGTGACCCGGGGGGCGGCCACGGTGATTTACTTTAAGCAGAGCGAGCACATCGAGGACCTGCTGACTAAGCTGGGCGCCCCGGTGGCCGCCATGGACATCATGACCACAAAAGTGGACAAGGCCATCCGCAACGGCGCCAACCGTGCCATGAATTGCGACATTGCCAATGTGAATAAGATTTTGGAGGCTGCCACGGAGCAGCAGTCCGCCATTGAAGCTTTGGCCAAAAGCGGTCAATTAGACCGTCTGCCGGAAAAGCTTCGGCAAACGGCCCAGCTTCGTCTGGAGCATCCGGAGCTGTCCCTTTCCCAGCTTGCGGAGCTGTGCGACCCGCCGGTCTCCAAATCCTGTATGAACCACCGCATGAGAAAGCTCAACGAGGAGGCAAAGAAACTGCTATGA